One genomic window of Coffea eugenioides isolate CCC68of chromosome 1, Ceug_1.0, whole genome shotgun sequence includes the following:
- the LOC113782866 gene encoding SRSF protein kinase 2-like, with product MAEVANVREERNGDDRSETSDYDYTSEDEGTEDYRRGGYHAVRIGDSFKHGRYVVQSKLGWGHFSTVWLAWDSQKSRYVALKVQKSAQHYTEAAMDEITILKQIAEGDPEDNKCVVKLLDHFKHSGPNGQHVCMVFEYLGDNLLTLIKYSDYRGIPLHMVKEICFHVLVGLDYLHRQLSIIHTDLKPENILLLSMIDPSKDPRQSGAPLILPLSKSRALTEAGSSKDAKTLNGDLTKNQKKKIRRKAKRAAQRCAGKEAAEDIEQDNEATSAEESCHDEKTNVDFAEEQSNSSAAKDKSPLGEGTKDGHQGSKRGSRSIRQKLLGEVDLKCKLVDFGNACWTYKQFTSDIQTRQYRCPEVILGSKYSTSADLWSFACICFELATGDVLFDPHSGDSYDRDEDHLALMMELLGMMPRKIALGGRYSREFFNRFGDLRHIRRLRFWPLNKVLMEKYEFSEQDATDLADFLIPILDFVPEKRPTAAQCLSHSWISTGPRRLVPSSCNPPMQAIENGSAEKKRDKDEREAMEVRVGNMNIDGKSKQVKDSPSNVNLPKQ from the exons ATGGCGGAGGTGGCTAACGTCCGGGAGGAAAGGAATGGAGACGATCGGAGTGAGACGAGCGATTACGATTACACGTCGGAGGATGAAGGGACCGAGGATTACAGGCGCGGAGGCTACCACGCTGTCCGAATCGGCGATTCCTTCAAGCACGGTCGATATGTGGTGCAGAGCAAGCTTGGTTGGGGCCATTTTTCCACAGTTTGGCTTGCTTGGGATTCTCAAAAATCT AGGTATGTTGCTTTAAAGGTTCAGAAGAGTGCACAACATTACACTGAAGCTGCAATGGATGAGATTACAATATTGAAGCAGATTGCTGAGGGAGACCCAGAGGATAACAAGTGTGTGGTGAAGTTATTGGATCACTTTAAGCATTCAGGGCCTAATGGGCAGCATGTATGTATGGTTTTTGAGTATCTGGGTGACAATCTTCTGACCCTTATTAAGTACTCCGACTACCGAGGGATCCCGCTTCACATGGTCAAAGAAATTtgctttcatgttttggtcggTTTGGACTACCTGCATCGCCAGCTTTCTATAATACACACAGATTTGAAGCCAGAAAATATACTACTATTGTCAATGATTGATCCATCTAAAGATCCAAGGCAATCAGGTGCACCGCTCATTCTTCCTTTGAGTAAGAGTAGGGCTTTAACTGAGGCTGGGTCCTCTAAAGATGCCAAGACTTTGAACGGTGACCTAACAAAGaatcagaaaaagaaaattcgtAGAAAAGCTAAACGAGCTGCACAAAGGTGTGCAGGGAAGGAAGCTGCAGAGGACATTGAGCAAGATAATGAGGCAACAAGTGCTGAAGAATCTTGCCATGATGAGAAAACCAATGTGGACTTTGCTGAAGAGCAATCCAACTCTTCGGCTGCCAAAGATAAGTCACCACTAGGTGAAGGAACAAAGGATGGACATCAGGGGAGTAAAAGAGGTAGCCGTTCTATTAGGCAGAAACTGCTCGGTGAGGTTGATCTTAAGTGTAAATTAGTAGATTTTGGAAATGCATGTTGGACATATAAACAGTTTACAAGTGATATTCAGACGAGGCAGTACAGGTGTCCGGAGGTCATTCTTGGATCTAAGTACTCAACATCCGCTGATCTATGGTCATTTGCTTGCATATGCTTTGAGCTGGCCACTGGAGATGTTCTCTTTGATCCTCACAGTGGCGACAGCTATGACAGGGATGAG GATCACTTGGCCTTGATGATGGAGCTTCTTGGGATGATGCCACGTAAG ATTGCTTTGGGTGGCCGCTATTCACGGGAATTCTTTAACAGATTTGGAGATCTAAGGCATATTCGTCGATTAAGATTCTGGCCCCTTAACAAGGTGCTAATGGAAAAATACGAGTTTAGTGAGCAAGATGCAACTGATCTGGCAGATTTCTTGATACCGATACTTGATTTTGTGCCTGAGAAAAGACCTACTGCAGCACAATGTCTTAGTCATTCATGGATCAGTACAGGCCCCAGGCGGCTTGTGCCATCTTCTTGTAATCCTCCAATGCAGGCAATTGAAAATGGCAGTGCTGAAAAGAAGAGAGATAAGGATGAGAGGGAGGCGATGGAAGTTAGAGTTGGGAATATGAACATTGATGGTAAATCAAAGCAAGTTAAAGATTCTCCATCAAATGTAAACCTACCAAAACAGTGA